In the genome of Candidatus Thorarchaeota archaeon, the window GGCTCACAAGCACGATTGGGACCTTGCGTACTCATGCCGCCATCGTAGGTGTCACGTATAAGACATTCGTTGTTCTGGCATTCTCAGGAAACGATGTGGTTATCGTGTTCAGGAGCCATAGACTCGTGAGAACTTGTCATGCTTGGCATGTGTCTTTAGGATGACACGCCTGCTCAGGACTGCCACATTTTATCAGCGCTGTCAAGAACTTTATGGCTCCTGTTCCTGTGGATTGGAATGCAATAAAACAGATTCAGCTCTTGGATGGCCCCGTCCGATTCGGGAGCGTAAGAAAGAAGAACGTGGAGGCCCCTTGCAGGACCTCCAATGCAACGCGTCCTACCTGACACGTTCTTTAACCAGAATGTCAACCACACTCGGGTCTGCTAGCGTTGTCGTGTCACCAAGGTCGTCCACGTTACCAGCGGCAATTCTCTTGAGAATGCGCCGCATGATCTTGCCGGAACGAGTCTTTGGCAACGCGTCCGCAAACTGAATCTTGGCAGGAGTTGCTATTGGACCAATCTCCTTTCGTACATGCTGCCTTAGTTCTTCCTTCAGAGCATCGGTCTTCTGTACTCCGTCCTTCAGTGTGATGAATGCATAGATGTCTTCACCCTTCACTTCGTGTGGGAATCCGACAACTGCACTCTCCGCCACAGCAGGATGTTTGACCAGGGCGGACTCGATCTCTGCGGTACCCAGTCTGTGACCCGAAACCTTCAGAACGTCATCAAGACGACCCATGACGAAATGGTAGCCATCCTTGTTGTATCTTGCCCCATCACCGGTCGTGTACATCGGGAGACCTGTCTTGAGGTCCTTGTGGTATATCCAGTAGGTGTCAACAAACCTCTTGTGGTCTCCATACACAGTCCTCATCAGACCCGGCCACGGTTTCTTGATGCACAACCATCCACCCTCATTGGGGCCGAGTGGGTTGCTACTGTCATCCACAATCGTTGTTTCAATGCCGAAGTACGGGAATGTTGCTGAACCGGGGATGGTTGAAGTAGCTCCAGGCAAAGGAGTTATCACAACGCCTCCAGTCTCAGTCTGCCAGTAAGTGTCCACGATGGGACATCGTTCTTTGCCAACCACTCTGTGGTACCACATCCACGCCTCAGGATTGATTGGCTCTCCTACGGTGCCCAGAAGTCTGAGAGAAGAGAGGTTGTGCTTATTGACTGGTCCATCTCCGAACTTCATGAGGGCCCTGAGGGCAGTTGGTGCGGTGTAGAACTCGTTGACTTTCCATCTCTCAATCTCGTGCCAGAAACGGTCGTTTTCTGGGTAGGTGGGCACACCTTCGAACATCATAGTTGTGGCACCAGCACAGAGTGGGCCATAGACGATGTATGAGTGGCCGGTAATCCAGCCAATGTCTGCAGTGCACCAGTAGATGTCGCCCGGGTGCCAGTCGAATATATTCAGGAACGAGTGTGCGGTGTACACCATATAGCCACCGGTTGTGTGGAGCACTCCCTTGGGCTTGCCTGTCGAACCTGAAGTATACAGTATGAACAGAGGGTCTTCGGCTCCCATCCATTCAGGCTCGCACTTGTCGCCGACCTTAGCGTACTCGTCGTGATACCACACATCACGGCCTGGTGTCCATGGCACCTTATCGATGCCAATCCGCTTTATGACCAATACCTTCTCAACAGTCGGAGTCTCGGCAAGTGCCCTGTCGGCGGTTTCCTTCTGTGGAACCACCTTTCCGCTCCGGTAATAGGCATCAGCAGTCACGACAACCTTTCCCATGCAGTCATTGATTCTCTCCTTTAGTGAATCGGAGCTGAAGCCACCAAACACGATGCTGTGTATGGCGCCTATCCTTGTGCAGGCCAGCATGATGATTGCAAGCTCGGGTATCATCGGAAGATAGATTGTGACTCGGTCGCCCCTCTTGACACCTAGCCTCTTGAGTATGTTTGCCGCCTTGCTGACCTCCGCCAGCAGTTGCTTATAGGTGTAGGTCTTGGACTCATCCAGCGGCTCTCCTTGCCAGATTAGGGCAATCTGGTCCCCTTTGCCTGCCATCACATGCTTGTCTAGGCAGTTGTACGACATATTCGTGATTCCATCTTCAAACCAAGTGAAGCGGGCATTCTTCGGGTCTGACCAGATGAATCCCTTTGTCGGACGCTTCTGCC includes:
- the acs gene encoding acetate--CoA ligase, giving the protein MTVTSTEERSFPPPADFVKKAYIKSHEERMRIWKESVENPDRFWLKVATDMCYWQKRPTKGFIWSDPKNARFTWFEDGITNMSYNCLDKHVMAGKGDQIALIWQGEPLDESKTYTYKQLLAEVSKAANILKRLGVKRGDRVTIYLPMIPELAIIMLACTRIGAIHSIVFGGFSSDSLKERINDCMGKVVVTADAYYRSGKVVPQKETADRALAETPTVEKVLVIKRIGIDKVPWTPGRDVWYHDEYAKVGDKCEPEWMGAEDPLFILYTSGSTGKPKGVLHTTGGYMVYTAHSFLNIFDWHPGDIYWCTADIGWITGHSYIVYGPLCAGATTMMFEGVPTYPENDRFWHEIERWKVNEFYTAPTALRALMKFGDGPVNKHNLSSLRLLGTVGEPINPEAWMWYHRVVGKERCPIVDTYWQTETGGVVITPLPGATSTIPGSATFPYFGIETTIVDDSSNPLGPNEGGWLCIKKPWPGLMRTVYGDHKRFVDTYWIYHKDLKTGLPMYTTGDGARYNKDGYHFVMGRLDDVLKVSGHRLGTAEIESALVKHPAVAESAVVGFPHEVKGEDIYAFITLKDGVQKTDALKEELRQHVRKEIGPIATPAKIQFADALPKTRSGKIMRRILKRIAAGNVDDLGDTTTLADPSVVDILVKERVR